One segment of Nomascus leucogenys isolate Asia chromosome 20, Asia_NLE_v1, whole genome shotgun sequence DNA contains the following:
- the PSAPL1 gene encoding proactivator polypeptide-like 1: protein MLCALLLLPSLLGATRASPTSGPQECAKGSTVWCQDLQTAARCGAMGYCQGAVWNKPTVKSLPCDVCQDIAAAAGNGLNPDATESDILALVMKTCEWLPSQESSAGCKWMVDAHSSAVLSMLRRAPDSAPAQVCTALSLCEPLQRHLATLRPLSKKDTSEAVAPFMANGPLSFHPPQVPKGALCQDCVRQVSRLQEAVRSNLTLANLNIQEQCESLGPGLAVLCKNYLFQFFVPADQALRLLPPQELCRNGGFCEELGAPARLTQVVAMDGVPSLELGLPRKQNEMQMKAGVTCEVCMNVVQKLDHWLMSNSSELMITHALERVCSVMPASITKECIILVDTYSPSLVQLVARITPEKVCKFIRLCGNRRRARAVHDAYAIVPSPEWDVENQGSFCNGCKRLLTVSSHNLESKSTKRDILMAFKGGCSILPLPYMIQCKHFVTQYEPVLIESLQDMMDPATVCKKMGACHGPRTPLLGTDQCALGPSFWCRSQEAAKLCNAVQHCQKHIWKETPLHAGEHA from the coding sequence ATGCTGTGTGCCCTGCTCCTCCTGCCAAGCCTCCTGGGGGCCACCAGGGCCAGCCCCACCTCAGGCCCCCAGGAGTGTGCAAAGGGTTCCACGGTGTGGTGTCAGGATCTGCAGACAGCTGCCAGGTGCGGGGCCATGGGGTACTGCCAAGGGGCCGTATGGAACAAGCCCACTGTGAAGTCTCTGCCCTGCGACGTATGCCAGGACATAGCAGCCGCCGCTGGCAATGGGCTGAACCCTGACGCCACGGAGTCTGACATCCTGGCTTTGGTGATGAAAACCTGTGAGTGGCTCCCCAGCCAGGAGTCTTCAGCCGGATGCAAGTGGATGGTGGATGCCCACAGTTCAGCCGTCCTCAGCATGCTCCGCAGGGCGCCAGACAGCGCCCCGGCACAGGTGTGCACAGCACTCAGCCTCTGTGAGCCACTGCAGAGGCACCTGGCCACCCTGAGGCCACTCTCCAAAAAGGACACCTCTGAGGCTGTGGCTCCATTCATGGCCAATGGGCCCCTTAGCTTCCACCCTCCCCAGGTGCCTAAAGGAGCTCTGTGCCAAGACTGTGTACGGCAGGTCTCCCGACTGCAGGAGGCTGTCCGGTCCAACTTGACTTTGGCCAACTTGAACATCCAGGAGCAGTGTGAGTCCTTGGGGCCTGGCCTGGCTGTCCTCTGCAAGAACTACCTCTTCCAGTTTTTTGTCCCTGCTGACCAAGCACTGAGGCTTCTCCCCCCGCAGGAGCTCTGCAGGAATGGGGGATTCTGTGAGGAGCTAGGGGCGCCTGCCCGTTTGACTCAAGTAGTGGCCATGGACGGGGTCCCTTCCCTGGAGCTGGGGTTGCCAAGGAAACAGAACGAGATGCAGATGAAGGCCGGTGTGACCTGTGAGGTGTGCATGAACGTGGTGCAGAAGCTGGACCACTGGCTCATGTCCAACAGCTCTGAGCTCATGATCACCCATGCCCTGGAGCGCGTGTGCTCAGTAATGCCTGCCTCTATCACGAAGGAGTGCATCATCTTGGTGGACACCTACAGCCCCTCCTTGGTGCAGCTTGTGGCCAGAATCACCCCAGAGAAGGTGTGCAAGTTCATCCGTCTGTGTGGCAACCGGAGGCGGGCCCGGGCAGTCCATGACGCCTATGCCATCGTGCCGTCCCCAGAGTGGGACGTGGAGAACCAGGGCAGCTTCTGCAATGGGTGCAAGAGGCTGCTCACAGTGTCCTCCCACAATCTGGAGAGCAAGAGCACCAAGCGAGACATCCTGATGGCCTTCAAAGGTGGCTGCAGCATCCTGCCGCTGCCCTATATGATCCAGTGCAAGCACTTCGTCACCCAGTACGAGCCTGTGCTCATCGAGAGTCTCCAGGACATGATGGACCCCGCGACTGTGTGCAAGAAGATGGGGGCCTGCCATGGCCCCAGGACCCCACTGCTGGGCACCGACCAGTGTGCCCTGGGCCCAAGCTTCTGGTGCAGGAGCCAGGAGGCCGCCAAGCTGTGCAACGCTGTGCAACACTGCCAGAAGCACATATGGAAAGAGACGCCCCTCCACGCTGGGGAACATGCATGA